In one Alphaproteobacteria bacterium SS10 genomic region, the following are encoded:
- the guaA gene encoding glutamine-hydrolyzing GMP synthase codes for MAEAHDRILILDFGSQVTQLIARRLREIGVYCEIHPFAMKPEAIKAYDPKGIILSGGPAFVTDENAPMAPEVVFEMGVPILGICYGQYLLCHQLGGKVESHDHREFGRAFIDVTDDCDLFEGHWSKGQTEEVWMSHGDRVTGLPEGFRAVASTDGAPCAVIANDAKHYYGVQFHPEVVHTPHGKDLLRNFVMKVVGCTGDWTMAAYKDEAIAKIQAQVGDQKVICGLSGGVDSAVTAVLLHEAIGDQLTCIFVDHGLMRANEADEVVTLFRETYNIPLVHVEAADLFLGELDGVSDPETKRKIIGKLFIDVFEAEAEKIGGADFLAQGTLYPDVIESVSFTGGPSVTIKSHHNVGGLPERMNMKLVEPLRELFKDEVRALGRELGLPESFVGRHPFPGPGLAIRCPGEITIDKLDILRKADAIYLEEIRNAGLYDEIWQAFAAILPVRSVGVMGDGRTYDYLCSLRAVTSVDGMTADYYPFSHDLLSRVSTRITNEVRGINRVLYDVTSKPPGTIEYE; via the coding sequence ATTGCCGAGGCTCATGATCGTATCCTGATCCTCGATTTCGGTTCCCAGGTTACCCAGCTAATCGCCCGTCGCCTGCGCGAGATTGGTGTCTATTGCGAGATCCATCCCTTCGCGATGAAGCCTGAAGCGATCAAAGCCTATGATCCAAAGGGCATCATCCTGTCGGGCGGCCCTGCCTTTGTGACCGATGAGAATGCACCCATGGCACCCGAAGTGGTGTTTGAGATGGGCGTGCCAATCCTTGGCATCTGCTACGGCCAGTATCTGCTTTGCCATCAGCTTGGCGGTAAGGTTGAGAGCCATGATCACCGTGAGTTCGGCCGCGCCTTCATCGATGTGACCGATGATTGTGATCTGTTTGAGGGCCATTGGTCCAAGGGTCAGACTGAAGAAGTTTGGATGAGCCATGGCGACCGCGTCACTGGCTTGCCCGAGGGCTTCCGCGCTGTTGCCAGCACCGATGGCGCCCCATGCGCCGTGATCGCCAATGATGCGAAGCACTATTACGGCGTGCAGTTCCACCCAGAGGTGGTGCACACGCCCCATGGTAAGGACCTGCTGCGTAACTTCGTGATGAAGGTTGTTGGCTGCACCGGTGATTGGACCATGGCCGCCTATAAGGATGAGGCGATTGCCAAAATCCAGGCGCAGGTTGGTGATCAGAAGGTGATCTGTGGCCTCTCTGGCGGGGTCGATAGTGCCGTTACAGCGGTCCTGCTGCATGAGGCGATTGGCGACCAGTTGACCTGTATCTTCGTCGATCACGGTCTGATGCGCGCCAATGAGGCGGATGAGGTCGTCACCCTGTTCCGTGAGACCTACAACATCCCGCTGGTACATGTGGAAGCGGCTGATCTGTTCCTTGGTGAGTTGGACGGTGTTTCCGACCCTGAGACCAAGCGGAAGATTATCGGCAAGCTGTTCATCGATGTCTTCGAGGCAGAAGCTGAGAAAATCGGCGGCGCTGACTTCCTGGCCCAGGGCACGCTCTATCCTGACGTGATTGAGAGTGTCTCTTTCACTGGCGGACCGAGCGTTACGATCAAGTCCCACCACAATGTGGGTGGCCTACCAGAGCGCATGAATATGAAGCTGGTTGAGCCGCTGCGTGAGCTATTCAAGGATGAGGTTCGGGCCCTCGGCCGTGAGCTGGGCCTGCCCGAGAGTTTTGTTGGCCGCCATCCATTCCCAGGTCCGGGCCTGGCAATCCGCTGCCCGGGTGAGATCACCATCGACAAGCTGGATATCCTCCGCAAGGCCGATGCGATCTATCTGGAAGAAATCCGCAACGCCGGTCTTTATGACGAGATCTGGCAGGCTTTTGCCGCCATTCTGCCGGTTCGTTCGGTCGGTGTGATGGGTGATGGCCGGACCTATGACTATCTCTGCTCACTCCGCGCGGTGACGTCGGTTGATGGCATGACGGCGGATTATTATCCGTTCAGCCACGACTTACTGTCCCGCGTCTCAACCCGTATCACCAATGAGGTGCGGGGCATCAATCGCGTCCTGTATGACGTCACGTCGAAGCCACCAGGCACGATTGAGTATGAGTGA
- the guaB gene encoding IMP dehydrogenase: protein MQIEDALTFDDVLLVPGKSEVMPNQTETSCQFSRGIRLGIPLASAAMDTVTEHRLAIAMAQAGGIGTLHRNMSIAQQASEVSAVKRFESGMVVNPITITPETKLSDALSTMEMHRISGIPVVEASGKLVGILTNRDVRFAENTDTPVSELMTKEGLITVREGVEREEAKRLLHKHRIEKLLVVDDTYCCIGLITVKDIEKAQNHPNSAKDDKGRLRVAAAVGTGDAGVARAQALIDAEVDAVVVDTAHGHSQAVLNTVKKVRALSNEVQVVAGNIATRDGAQALMDVGADAVKVGIGPGSICTTRIVAGVGVPQMTAISEAVEACHDQNVPVIADGGIKVSGDLAKAIAAGASCAMMGSLLAGTEESPGEVVFYQGRSYKTYRGMGSIGAMARGSADRYFQGQIKESNKLVPEGVEGRVPYRGLLDTVLHQLVGGLKAAMGYTGNRTIEEMQQNCRMVRITNAGLRESHVHDIEMVAETPNYRLD from the coding sequence ATGCAGATCGAAGACGCCCTAACCTTTGACGATGTGCTGCTGGTGCCTGGCAAGTCAGAGGTGATGCCGAACCAGACCGAGACCTCTTGTCAGTTCTCTCGCGGTATTCGCCTCGGTATCCCGCTCGCATCCGCCGCCATGGACACGGTTACCGAGCACCGCCTAGCGATTGCCATGGCCCAGGCCGGTGGCATTGGTACCCTTCACCGCAACATGTCGATCGCCCAGCAGGCGAGCGAAGTGTCAGCCGTTAAGCGGTTTGAGAGCGGCATGGTGGTTAACCCAATCACCATCACCCCAGAAACCAAGTTAAGCGATGCCCTCAGCACGATGGAGATGCACCGCATCTCTGGCATCCCGGTCGTTGAGGCCTCTGGCAAGCTGGTTGGCATCCTGACCAACCGCGATGTTCGGTTTGCTGAGAATACTGATACGCCGGTCAGCGAATTGATGACCAAAGAAGGCCTCATCACCGTGCGTGAAGGCGTTGAGCGGGAAGAGGCAAAGCGCCTGCTGCACAAGCATCGGATTGAGAAGCTGTTGGTGGTCGACGACACATATTGCTGTATCGGCCTGATCACCGTGAAAGATATTGAGAAGGCGCAGAACCACCCCAACTCCGCCAAGGATGATAAGGGCCGCCTGCGCGTTGCTGCTGCAGTTGGTACCGGTGATGCAGGTGTAGCCCGGGCGCAAGCACTGATCGATGCCGAGGTTGATGCGGTTGTCGTTGATACGGCCCATGGCCACTCACAGGCGGTTTTGAACACCGTTAAGAAGGTCCGCGCCCTATCGAATGAGGTGCAGGTTGTAGCGGGCAACATCGCCACCCGTGACGGTGCGCAGGCACTGATGGATGTCGGTGCTGATGCCGTGAAGGTTGGCATTGGCCCCGGTTCCATTTGCACGACACGGATTGTGGCTGGTGTCGGTGTTCCACAGATGACCGCGATTTCTGAAGCTGTTGAAGCCTGCCATGACCAGAACGTGCCGGTGATCGCAGATGGCGGCATCAAAGTCTCTGGCGATCTGGCCAAGGCGATTGCCGCCGGTGCTAGCTGCGCCATGATGGGCTCACTGCTCGCCGGTACTGAGGAAAGCCCCGGTGAGGTGGTGTTCTATCAGGGCCGTTCTTACAAAACCTATCGCGGTATGGGCTCCATCGGGGCCATGGCTCGCGGTAGTGCCGACCGGTATTTCCAGGGCCAAATTAAAGAGAGCAATAAGCTGGTTCCTGAAGGGGTCGAGGGCCGGGTGCCTTACCGCGGTCTGCTCGATACCGTACTGCACCAGTTGGTTGGTGGTTTGAAGGCCGCCATGGGCTATACCGGCAATCGCACCATCGAAGAGATGCAGCAGAACTGCCGAATGGTTCGCATCACCAATGCAGGCCTGCGTGAGAGCCATGTCCACGATATTGAGATGGTTGCCGAAACGCCGAATTACCGGCTCGACTAG
- a CDS encoding alpha/beta hydrolase, whose product MEKVAPPTDLDRLTLNGVELEYRWIPASERWAPTIIFLHEGLGSAGLWRDFPDRLCKATGCSGLAYSRQGHGQSTPIPRDDQDEVAPDADYLKREADEVLPAVMAERGIERAILMGHSDGATIALMMAATNPDKVQGCIVEAPHVMVEDETIKGIRRAARAYSSGDLRDGLSKYHADPEGIFQRXYKTWTHPAFKAWNMINRLPMIRCPVLGIQGEEDQYGSFAQLTTIRDGIQGHAEMMGLKRCNHTPHAEYPELVIESILKFLPHCR is encoded by the coding sequence ATGGAAAAGGTGGCCCCACCAACCGATCTTGATCGGCTGACCCTCAATGGGGTCGAACTGGAGTATCGCTGGATACCTGCCAGCGAGCGGTGGGCGCCGACGATCATCTTCCTGCATGAGGGGTTGGGCTCCGCTGGTCTATGGCGTGATTTCCCCGACCGCCTTTGTAAGGCCACCGGTTGTAGTGGCCTCGCCTATTCCCGTCAGGGCCATGGCCAATCGACCCCGATCCCACGAGATGATCAGGATGAGGTGGCACCAGATGCCGACTACCTGAAGCGTGAGGCGGATGAGGTATTGCCAGCCGTGATGGCCGAGCGTGGTATCGAACGTGCCATCCTGATGGGTCATAGCGATGGCGCCACCATTGCTCTGATGATGGCCGCGACCAATCCAGACAAGGTCCAAGGCTGCATCGTTGAAGCGCCCCATGTGATGGTGGAAGACGAGACGATTAAAGGTATTCGCCGTGCCGCCCGGGCTTACTCCAGCGGTGACCTTCGTGATGGCCTATCTAAGTATCACGCTGACCCTGAGGGGATCTTCCAGCGTTGNTACAAGACCTGGACCCACCCGGCCTTTAAAGCCTGGAACATGATCAACCGCTTGCCGATGATCCGATGCCCCGTACTCGGCATCCAAGGTGAGGAAGACCAGTATGGCAGCTTTGCCCAGCTGACCACGATCCGGGATGGCATCCAGGGTCATGCGGAGATGATGGGGCTGAAACGCTGCAATCACACGCCCCATGCTGAGTACCCAGAGCTGGTGATTGAGAGCATCCTCAAATTCCTGCCCCACTGCCGCTAA
- a CDS encoding RlmE family RNA methyltransferase — MTSSKSGSGSGKKSSGRGKDADRRLSKRVKTARGRKTSSTLWLQRQLNDPYVAEARRLGYRSRAAFKLIELDDKFRLLKPNQTPNQKIVDLGAAPGGWTQICVERLRLARDTDLHPVIGMDLQAIESMAGAEFLQHDFMDDDAPDLLKSKLGGPADLVLSDMSPATTGHKSTDHLRIMALSETAAHFASEVLAQGGAFVAKVFQGGAENDLLNALKRDFTQVRHFKPPSSRSESAETYVVAQGFRGKVGDLT, encoded by the coding sequence ATGACATCATCAAAATCTGGGTCGGGCTCTGGTAAGAAGAGCTCAGGGCGCGGCAAGGATGCTGACCGCCGCCTTTCAAAACGGGTTAAGACAGCCCGGGGCCGTAAAACCTCTTCAACCCTTTGGCTGCAACGCCAGCTAAACGACCCTTACGTCGCTGAGGCTCGACGCCTTGGTTATCGAAGCCGGGCGGCGTTCAAGTTGATCGAGCTTGATGACAAGTTCCGCCTGTTAAAGCCGAACCAGACACCCAATCAGAAGATTGTTGATTTAGGGGCGGCACCCGGTGGTTGGACGCAGATTTGTGTCGAGCGCCTGCGCCTCGCGCGCGATACCGATCTGCATCCGGTGATCGGCATGGACCTTCAAGCGATTGAGAGCATGGCGGGGGCTGAGTTCCTGCAGCATGACTTTATGGATGATGATGCGCCGGACCTTTTGAAGAGTAAGCTCGGCGGCCCGGCTGACCTTGTATTGAGTGATATGTCACCAGCCACAACCGGGCACAAATCAACGGATCACTTACGCATCATGGCGCTGTCTGAGACGGCGGCCCATTTCGCCAGCGAGGTTCTGGCCCAGGGCGGCGCCTTCGTCGCGAAGGTGTTCCAGGGTGGGGCGGAGAATGATCTGCTCAACGCACTAAAGCGCGACTTCACCCAGGTGCGCCATTTTAAGCCGCCATCGAGCCGTTCAGAGTCCGCTGAGACTTATGTGGTTGCCCAGGGCTTTAGAGGAAAAGTCGGCGATTTGACTTAG
- a CDS encoding GNAT family N-acetyltransferase: MSLVIREATRIDLPDLVSVYHRAWVEAYARLLPVKLLSPKLPVFSLERWEKTFHQPRTSTFVLEDMDGAMVGFGRAGPRRDVPSPMQRPVGEIQAIYLLHHAQGQGGGRQLMEAMGKRLIADGFTTGICWVLASNETAREFYEHMGGERAERRQITLGGKRLNEVSYHWPQLAEIERFETL; the protein is encoded by the coding sequence ATGAGTTTGGTCATCCGTGAGGCAACCCGCATTGATTTGCCTGATCTGGTCTCGGTCTACCACCGGGCCTGGGTCGAGGCTTATGCGCGGCTTTTGCCGGTCAAACTCCTAAGTCCGAAGCTGCCGGTCTTCTCGCTGGAACGGTGGGAGAAAACGTTTCACCAACCACGCACCAGTACCTTCGTCTTGGAAGATATGGATGGCGCCATGGTTGGTTTTGGCCGGGCAGGCCCGCGGCGGGACGTGCCATCGCCGATGCAGCGTCCTGTGGGCGAGATACAGGCGATCTATCTCCTGCATCATGCACAGGGGCAGGGTGGTGGCCGCCAGCTGATGGAAGCGATGGGCAAGCGACTGATCGCCGATGGGTTTACCACTGGGATTTGCTGGGTTCTTGCCTCAAATGAAACCGCGCGCGAGTTTTATGAGCATATGGGTGGTGAACGGGCGGAACGCCGTCAAATCACCCTGGGCGGTAAGCGGTTGAATGAGGTTAGTTACCACTGGCCGCAGCTCGCCGAGATAGAGCGTTTTGAGACGCTTTAG
- a CDS encoding MBL fold metallo-hydrolase translates to MPDTISAPSLEFPWAERPNPLEPVEIAPGLLWLCLPLPFALNHVNLWLLDDGDGWTLIDTGIDTDHLRQVWNDLLDGPLSGFRINRIIATHFHPDHVGLAGWLCGRFRAPLFMPRTDWMKARWLSLDDSDRLAANGTAFYRKAGVEAEALLEIGSRGNLYARRVSPIPRTYNRLIDGAVIKMGGGDWSIITTPGHAPEMTCFHSAERKIFIAADHILPEISPNVSVWADEQEANPLDEFRDSLAKVRAQVSDECLVLPSHGRPFRGLHARIDWLAAHHEERLRFTLEACKDPSTGKEVMLRLFDRQLDPHQWGFAMGEALAHLHCLMASGALTRQMADDGAYRYQAV, encoded by the coding sequence TTGCCCGATACGATTTCAGCGCCCAGCCTAGAGTTCCCATGGGCGGAACGGCCAAATCCTCTAGAGCCGGTAGAGATTGCACCTGGCCTGCTCTGGCTTTGCCTGCCGCTGCCATTTGCCCTCAACCATGTAAATCTATGGTTGCTGGATGATGGTGATGGCTGGACCCTGATCGATACGGGCATTGATACGGATCACCTGCGCCAGGTCTGGAACGATCTGCTTGATGGGCCGCTCTCCGGGTTTCGGATCAACCGGATTATTGCCACACATTTCCATCCTGATCATGTGGGCCTGGCCGGTTGGTTATGCGGTCGGTTTAGGGCCCCGCTTTTCATGCCGCGCACCGACTGGATGAAGGCGCGGTGGCTATCCCTCGACGACAGCGACCGGCTGGCTGCCAATGGCACGGCCTTCTATCGCAAAGCCGGGGTTGAGGCTGAGGCACTGCTTGAGATCGGTAGCCGGGGTAATCTCTATGCCCGGCGGGTCAGTCCAATTCCCCGCACCTACAACCGCCTGATTGATGGTGCAGTTATCAAGATGGGCGGCGGTGACTGGTCAATCATCACAACACCCGGCCACGCGCCAGAGATGACCTGTTTTCACAGTGCTGAGCGGAAGATCTTCATCGCGGCCGACCATATCCTGCCTGAGATCAGCCCGAATGTTAGCGTCTGGGCGGATGAGCAGGAAGCCAACCCGCTTGATGAGTTCCGCGACTCCCTCGCCAAGGTACGCGCACAAGTTTCCGATGAGTGCTTGGTTCTGCCAAGCCATGGTCGGCCGTTTAGGGGGCTCCATGCCCGCATCGACTGGTTAGCAGCTCACCATGAAGAGCGGCTGCGTTTCACCCTTGAGGCCTGTAAGGATCCATCCACCGGTAAAGAGGTGATGCTGCGCCTGTTCGACCGGCAGTTGGACCCCCATCAATGGGGCTTTGCCATGGGTGAGGCCCTGGCCCATCTGCACTGTCTGATGGCGAGTGGCGCCCTCACCCGCCAGATGGCAGATGATGGCGCCTATCGCTACCAAGCTGTCTAA
- a CDS encoding RsmB/NOP family class I SAM-dependent RNA methyltransferase yields MRDGPRWQTIIDLLDQTFNDRVPADLAIRRWSKSARFAGSKDRRFIGDNLFDIFRQLGALKFQLAEAGGDINSARQIALLAAGAGAKELFDGSQHAPAAVSDNEGALLEKALAVEVPAEQAMALPDWAQAHFAASFGGDDAWRAEATALLSPASVDLRLRSAKDDRDDMLKTLGARGVDVDATPISPLGLRISGRFAAGDVPELNDGQLEIQDEASQLCALLVDAQPKMQVLDLCAGAGGKTLAMAGQMAGQGRLLAVDADDHKLEEGRRRVKRARWPHIELLHADALTAPEDALAGDWDRVLVDAPCSGSGTWRRAPDARWRMDADDLDALVELQGKLLDRAASLVKPGGLLCYVTCSMLSVENNQQIQSFMNRSSDFSVVDFDASWAAIFEDGEIPAVHRQEAGWMMTPALNGTDGFYMAVLKREA; encoded by the coding sequence ATGCGTGATGGCCCCCGTTGGCAGACGATCATCGATCTGCTTGATCAGACTTTTAACGACCGTGTTCCGGCGGATCTGGCGATCCGGCGTTGGTCAAAATCTGCCCGCTTTGCCGGATCAAAAGACCGTCGTTTTATCGGCGATAATCTGTTCGATATCTTCCGTCAGCTCGGTGCGTTGAAGTTTCAGCTGGCTGAGGCTGGTGGTGACATCAACAGCGCCCGGCAGATCGCGCTACTGGCCGCTGGGGCAGGGGCTAAAGAACTGTTCGATGGCTCCCAACACGCACCAGCTGCTGTCAGTGATAATGAGGGAGCGCTGCTGGAAAAGGCACTGGCAGTTGAGGTGCCGGCAGAACAAGCCATGGCGCTGCCTGACTGGGCGCAGGCCCACTTCGCAGCCTCATTCGGTGGTGATGATGCTTGGCGGGCAGAGGCGACAGCACTCCTATCGCCAGCCTCGGTGGATCTGCGCCTACGCAGCGCGAAGGATGACCGGGACGATATGCTGAAGACATTGGGCGCCCGCGGCGTCGATGTTGATGCGACACCAATTTCGCCGCTGGGCCTGCGGATCAGTGGCCGGTTCGCCGCTGGTGATGTACCAGAGCTGAATGACGGCCAACTTGAAATCCAGGATGAGGCCTCCCAACTTTGCGCTCTGCTCGTTGATGCTCAGCCTAAGATGCAGGTGCTGGACCTCTGCGCTGGTGCTGGCGGCAAAACCCTCGCCATGGCCGGACAGATGGCGGGGCAGGGACGCCTGCTGGCCGTAGACGCTGATGATCATAAACTTGAGGAAGGGCGCCGTCGGGTTAAGCGGGCACGCTGGCCGCATATTGAGTTGCTGCATGCCGATGCCCTGACCGCACCAGAAGATGCGCTCGCCGGTGATTGGGACCGTGTGCTGGTTGATGCCCCCTGCAGTGGCAGTGGCACCTGGCGACGCGCACCCGATGCGCGTTGGCGGATGGATGCCGATGACCTGGATGCTCTGGTGGAATTACAGGGCAAACTACTCGACCGTGCTGCCAGCCTGGTAAAGCCGGGTGGTCTTCTTTGCTACGTCACTTGTTCAATGTTGAGTGTAGAGAATAATCAGCAAATACAGTCGTTTATGAATCGATCTTCTGATTTTTCCGTGGTTGATTTTGACGCAAGCTGGGCTGCGATTTTTGAAGATGGTGAAATCCCGGCAGTGCATCGCCAGGAAGCTGGTTGGATGATGACCCCAGCACTTAATGGCACGGACGGCTTCTACATGGCGGTTCTGAAGCGAGAGGCTTAG
- a CDS encoding ROK family protein: protein MIRIGIDLGGTKIEAVALDNTGNELLRQRVATPKDDYEGTIAAIDNLIKAVERQVGDTSTVGIGMPGAISPASGLVKNANSTWLIGKPFDKDVAAALGRPVRAQNDANCLAVSEATDGAAAGAEVVFAVIIGTGTGAGIAINGRAVTGRHAIAGEFGHNPLPWPSAEELPGPKCYCGKYGCIETWVSGPGFSRDHAKHTGQELDGPAIHNLVRTGDPQAIASIERYEDRLARSLSHVINILDPNVIVLGGGMSNFDRLYDNLPGLLNKYCFSDGVDVPIRPAVHGDSSGVRGAANLWTAEEAAAAAA, encoded by the coding sequence ATGATCCGTATTGGCATTGATTTGGGCGGCACCAAGATTGAGGCGGTTGCCCTTGATAACACCGGGAACGAGCTGCTTCGTCAGCGCGTGGCGACCCCTAAGGATGATTACGAGGGCACAATTGCTGCCATCGACAATCTGATTAAGGCCGTGGAGCGCCAGGTGGGCGATACATCGACGGTTGGCATTGGTATGCCCGGGGCAATCTCCCCAGCTAGTGGCCTGGTGAAGAATGCCAACTCCACATGGTTGATTGGCAAGCCATTCGACAAGGATGTGGCAGCCGCCCTGGGCCGCCCCGTACGCGCGCAAAACGACGCCAACTGTCTGGCCGTATCCGAGGCTACCGACGGTGCCGCCGCCGGTGCTGAGGTTGTCTTTGCCGTCATCATCGGTACCGGGACCGGTGCTGGCATCGCCATTAACGGCCGCGCCGTAACCGGCCGCCATGCAATCGCTGGTGAGTTTGGCCATAACCCACTTCCTTGGCCGAGCGCTGAAGAACTGCCGGGCCCCAAATGCTATTGCGGTAAGTATGGATGCATTGAGACCTGGGTGTCTGGCCCCGGCTTCTCCCGCGATCACGCCAAGCACACCGGCCAAGAACTGGATGGCCCTGCCATTCACAATTTGGTCCGCACCGGTGACCCGCAGGCAATTGCCTCTATTGAACGGTATGAGGATCGCCTCGCCCGCTCCCTATCCCATGTCATCAATATCCTCGATCCGAATGTGATCGTTCTGGGTGGCGGCATGTCGAACTTTGACCGGCTCTATGACAACCTGCCCGGTCTCTTGAACAAATACTGCTTCTCAGATGGTGTGGATGTACCAATCCGCCCGGCTGTCCACGGCGACAGCAGCGGCGTACGTGGTGCTGCCAATCTGTGGACCGCTGAAGAGGCCGCCGCGGCAGCTGCTTAA
- a CDS encoding 2,4-dihydroxyhept-2-ene-1,7-dioic acid aldolase yields MSDLFGRIAALKQRWANGEAVYNAWLGLPDPLVAEIISRNGWETVTIDMQHGLIELASLPKMLQAVGNSGAVPLVRVPWNEPGVIMKALDAGAAGIIAPMINSVDEAKAFADACRYPPAGSRSYGPIRAGMQAEGYAAKANDHILAFAMIETREAYEAREEIIATDGIDGVLIGPSDLSLSLGFQPGRDPDEAEVVSAIADIREAAEAAGKLSAIYTITTPAAIRAASEGFSLVIGCNDGAMVTEGAKARLSKLKR; encoded by the coding sequence ATGAGTGACCTGTTTGGGCGCATTGCCGCGCTGAAACAGCGTTGGGCCAATGGTGAGGCGGTTTACAACGCCTGGCTCGGTTTGCCTGATCCCTTAGTCGCCGAGATTATCTCCCGGAACGGTTGGGAAACCGTCACCATCGACATGCAGCATGGGCTGATTGAGCTCGCCAGCTTGCCGAAGATGCTGCAGGCCGTGGGCAATAGTGGTGCTGTGCCACTGGTCCGGGTGCCCTGGAATGAACCTGGTGTGATCATGAAGGCATTGGATGCGGGCGCTGCCGGCATCATCGCGCCGATGATCAATTCAGTAGATGAGGCGAAGGCATTTGCCGATGCTTGTCGCTATCCGCCAGCGGGTAGCCGCAGCTATGGCCCCATTCGGGCCGGTATGCAGGCTGAGGGCTATGCTGCCAAGGCCAATGACCACATTCTAGCCTTTGCCATGATCGAAACCCGGGAGGCTTATGAGGCGAGGGAAGAGATCATTGCTACCGATGGCATTGATGGGGTGCTAATCGGGCCCAGTGATTTGAGCTTATCCCTCGGCTTCCAACCCGGCCGCGACCCTGATGAGGCCGAGGTGGTTTCCGCCATTGCCGATATTCGGGAGGCTGCGGAAGCGGCGGGCAAACTATCGGCCATCTACACAATCACAACGCCAGCCGCGATCCGCGCGGCTAGTGAGGGCTTCTCACTTGTTATTGGGTGCAATGATGGTGCGATGGTGACCGAGGGGGCTAAGGCCCGCCTCAGTAAGCTTAAGCGCTAA
- a CDS encoding Ppx/GppA family phosphatase, with amino-acid sequence MIPDGPYFAAIDVGTNNLRLLVASIDDHGEPTVIDAFSRTVRLGAHLDAAGDIDPKAVEKAANALRICAGKINRAGVASYRAVATEICRRAGNQLHFINRVRQQARLKVEVISCEEEARLAMLGVSPLMDDHITDCLVFDIGGGSSEIVWGQRQPNGELALVDQISLPFGVVTLIDRIDEGEEKRRQTYQILKTELQVALMEAEQRWKLRDRVAAGQVQVLGASGTVTTLAGILLGLNKYRRDQVDGTDLETGKAGAIIDKLLGQDPETRAKNGCIGRQRCELVLPGCAVFEAIIAIWPVDKVRVADRGVREGILIDLAKQHADKAAIAS; translated from the coding sequence ATGATCCCAGACGGGCCGTATTTTGCGGCCATTGATGTCGGGACGAACAACCTGCGTTTGCTGGTGGCCTCAATCGATGATCACGGTGAACCGACCGTGATTGACGCCTTCTCCCGTACTGTCCGCCTCGGCGCCCATCTGGATGCTGCCGGTGATATCGACCCTAAGGCGGTGGAGAAGGCCGCCAATGCACTTCGTATCTGTGCTGGTAAGATTAACCGCGCTGGCGTTGCCAGTTACCGCGCCGTGGCGACTGAGATTTGTCGCCGTGCCGGTAACCAGCTGCACTTCATCAACCGGGTACGCCAGCAAGCGCGCCTGAAGGTTGAGGTCATCTCCTGTGAGGAGGAGGCGCGCCTTGCCATGTTGGGCGTGTCACCGCTGATGGATGATCACATCACCGATTGCCTAGTCTTTGATATCGGTGGCGGCAGCTCAGAAATCGTATGGGGGCAAAGACAACCAAATGGCGAGCTAGCCTTGGTTGATCAGATATCGCTGCCCTTTGGTGTGGTGACCCTTATCGATCGCATCGATGAGGGCGAAGAGAAGCGGCGCCAGACCTATCAGATTCTAAAAACCGAATTGCAAGTCGCCTTGATGGAGGCGGAGCAGCGCTGGAAACTGCGCGACCGCGTTGCGGCCGGACAAGTGCAGGTGCTTGGTGCGTCCGGCACCGTTACCACTTTGGCCGGCATTCTACTGGGCCTAAATAAGTATCGCCGTGATCAGGTCGACGGTACCGATCTTGAGACCGGTAAGGCCGGTGCCATTATCGATAAGCTATTGGGGCAGGATCCCGAGACGCGGGCGAAGAATGGCTGTATTGGACGCCAACGATGTGAGTTGGTGCTTCCCGGCTGTGCTGTGTTTGAGGCCATCATCGCCATCTGGCCTGTCGATAAGGTGCGTGTCGCCGATCGCGGTGTGCGCGAGGGCATTTTGATCGACCTTGCTAAGCAACATGCGGATAAGGCGGCAATAGCCTCATGA